The Anomalospiza imberbis isolate Cuckoo-Finch-1a 21T00152 chromosome 27, ASM3175350v1, whole genome shotgun sequence genome segment TGTGAATTTCTCCTGGGTGAGTTCCCCCAGTGCTGGGAATTCCCGAGGTGTcccgggctgtgctgctgtgctccctgcagTGACCACAGCCCTTTTAACCCTGTCCCTgttctctctgtccctctcccaAAGCCCTGGACAGCTGGACCCCGGCCAGGCTCCCTCGGTGACGGGGctgtgtgggcacagcctggctctgctcctgtccccacgcagctgcagccaggtgggtgCCCCTCTTCCatctccctctgctctgggaagcagcagctggacaCGAGTCCCCAGCCGGAATGAGCCCTCCCTGTCCTCGAGTCCATCTTGGGACAGCTCCAggccaggtcctgccctgggcagcccctctgcccccacAGCTCCTTTTTGGTGGGGATTACCTGGGATTTGGGCTTCCAAAGGGTCCCTCAGCACCGGCCTGGGCCTCTCCAGGGATTGCTGGGGATTCATGGTCAGAAGAGCAACCTGTGCACCAGTGCCCGGAGCTGCCCACCCATGCCTTGTGCCCTCCCGAGTGGCTTCCTGAGCTTGCCAGGAAATCCAGAACTCCCTGAGAAGCTCCTGCCCTTCTCTGAGCCTGTATCCTCCTCCCCAGCCATCCCTGCTTTCCCCACATCCCATTCCTTCTCCTTCACCATCTGTTTTTCCACATCCAATCCCTCCTCCCTCAccatctctgcttcccccaCAGCCAATTCCTCCTCCCTCACCATCTCTGCTTTCCTCGTGGCCAATTCTCCCTCCCTCACCATCTCTCCATGCCCGTATCCAATCCCTGCTCCCTCACCggctctgcttttccctccAGGAGCTCTGGGCTCGCCCAGGAGCCGATCCCGAGGGGTTGGCCATGGAATAGGCGCTTTTCCAGGTGCCTGGGCACAGCGGGAGGCTGAAGTTGGTTGCCCCGGGGCACTCGAACTCGCCCTGCCCTGGAGCCCCTGGCCTCTGCCATGAATGATGCATCCACCATGGATTATGAACTGCTCTCCCCGTCCCTGGTGGAGCACCCCGCCGGCGCCGCGGGCATGGATGCCGAGCAGAAAACTGTCTTTGCCTTCGTCATCTTCCTCCTGGTGTTCTTGGTGATGCTGATGGTGCGCTGCTTCCGCATCCTGCTGGACCCCTACAGCCGCATGCCCGCCTCCTCCTGGACGGACCACAAGGAGGGCTTGGAGAGGGGCCAGTTCGACTACGCCCTGGTGTGAGGGCAAGCCCGGGGCGAGCTCCGGGTGCCGCCCCCGcgctggccccggccccggctcccccTTCCTCCGTGGTGTTGCCCCGCAGGGATGCTCCGGGCAGGGGGGCGAGCGGGAGGCTCTGGCCCCGGGGAGGTTTTCTAGGGGTGTCTCTCTTTTCTAAGCACTTTTGAGTTCTCTCCGCAGCCCGCGGGACGCTGGGGGACGGGGCTTGGGCAGGGCTCGGGCTCCACGCGGGCCCCGCTGCCCCTCGTGCCCCCGGGCACCGCcggaggggcaggaggggacgggacgggacggggcaTGGCGGGACCTGCCCTCGGCCCGcggggtccctgggctgggctctgcccggTGCCAGACCCGAGCTTTGACCCCCGGCCCCTCGTGCCCCCGGTGCCACCCGGGAGCGCCCCCCGGGAGTGCCCCCCGTGCTCcagtgcgtgtgtgtgtgtcctgtAGCTGAGCTGTGTCCGTCAGGGGTTCCTCGGCACCAGCCCCGAGTGCTGGCTTTGTTCCTCGTGTGTGCCACCCCCGAGCCCCCTAAAAAGGGAGGGGCGGGTGGAAACCCCCCCTTCCCCCGTGCAGACCCCCCCCTTGgcctccagccctgtcccctcagccctgtccctgcccagctggtgaCAATGGAGCGAGGGGCAGTCCTGGGTACGCCCGCCcggctggggacaccaggacgGATCAAGGGTCCCCAAAACAGCCGGGAGAGGCTCCTCGGCCAGCGCGGGCCTGGCAGCTGCCACGGGCATCCCCTGCTGGGGTGTCCGGCCCTTCCCTGGCTCTCCCAGGGCTCTGGAAGTGGCCGAGGGGCGAGCAGGGGAGCTGcaggtggccacagggctgccAAAGCCCGTGGCGGGCAGCGGGAGGGTTCGTACGAAGGGATTTGAGCCCGGGGGGGGGAGAACCTCGCCCCTCTCCATGGAAATAAAGCCGCACCGTGCCGACCCCAGCCGGCTCCTGCTCCGCTCTGTGATGCGTCCCGGGGGGGGAACCGGAccctccccaaatcctgggggcTGCCCCTGTCTCTCCTGTGACAGCGAGCAGCgacctggaggaggaggaggaggaggcgagGGGTCACtgccaggtgctgcaggagtgACCACCAGGACATGGGGACCCAGCCCGGCCGCCTCCTGTCCCAGCACGGTCCGGCACAAATCCCCCTCTCACgcacggagctgctccagggacaTTTTCCGGCTCTCCGAGGTCCTGTTTCTCCCTGCCCGGtgctctccccctctgcccggtgctgtcccctctgcccgGTGCTCCCCCCTCTGCCCGGTGCTCTTCCCTCTGCCCGGTGCTATCCCCACTCCCTGCCCGgtgctgtcccctctgcccgGTGCTATCCCCTCTGCCCGgtgctgtcccctctgcccggtgctcttccctctgcccggtgctgtcccctctgcccgGTGCTATCCCCTCTGCCCGgtgctgtcccctctgcccggtgctgtcccctctgcccgGTGCTATCCCCTCTGCCCGgtgctgtcccctctgcccgGTGCGGTCCCCTCTGCCCGGTGCGGTCCCCTCTGCCCGGTGCTGTCCCCGCTCCCTGCCCGgtgctgtcccctctgcccgGTGCTGTCCCCGCTCTCTGCCCGgtgctgtcccctctgcccggtgctgtcccctctgcccgGTGTTGTCCCCTCTGCCCGgtgctgtcccctctgcccgGTGTTGTCCCCTCTGCCCGGTGCGGTCCCCTCTGCCCGgtgctgtcccctctgcccggtgctgtccccactccctgcccggtgctgtcccctctgcccgGTGCTATCCCCACTCCCTGCCCGGTGCGGTCCCCTCTGCCCGGTGCTATCCCCTCTGCCCGgtgctgtcccctctgcccggtgctgtcccctctgcccgGTGCTATCCCCTCTGCCCGGTGCTATCCCCTCTGCCCGGTGCGGTCCCCTCTGCCCGGTGCCCTTCCCTCTGCCCGgtgctgtcccctctgcccgGTGCTATCCCCACTCCCTGCCCGgtgctgtcccctctgcccgGTGCTGTCCCCGCTCCCTCCCGGCCGCGGGTGCCGCAGTCCCGCCCGCCCTCTGCTGGCACCGGGCTCCGTCTGCGCTGGCAGCCGGGAAGAGCTTCCTAAAACCGGGAATATCAGCCTGGAAGGAGCGACTGGGCCGGACTCCATCGCCCCGACCCCGGCCCAGCCCACCCAGTGCtagccctgccatggcagggacacctcccactgacccaggctgctccagcctggccttgggcacttccagggatccaggggcagccacagctacctgggaattccatcccagcctctcacaggcaggaattccttcccaatatcccagccaAATCCCCCTGTTCCATTTTGAAGCCactccctgtgtcctgtccctccatcccttgtccccagctcctctccagctctcctggagccccttcaggccctgcaaggggctctgagctctccctggagccttctccaggctggacaatccCAATTCTGCCTCCAAGGAAGCTCCAGGTTGGAGCTGGAAGGGCCCTGTTCCCCCCCAGTCTGTGCCCACACAAAGACACAGCCCCACTTaacccaaaataattttattgttgCCGTTGCTTCTGATACAAAAAAGGAATTCCACAAAGAGCCACCTCTCTGTGCGGGACAAGGggcacaggtttggggtttcAACacttccccccaaaaaaaccaaccagcaagaaatgtcaatataaaacaaattaaaaacaaaacaaaataaaacaaaaaaaaaaccaccccaaaatcaaaccaaaacaccacaccagagaggaggagaggaaaccTTGATCTTCGAGACTTTGGCTCAACACACGCACACAAACCCAACTCTgctaatttattattattattattaatactttttggattttgtttttttttttttttttaaaaaaaagcacctgttggaaaaaacaaaccaaaaataataattaaaaaaaaccaaccaaccaaaaaaaaaaaaaaaacaaaacaaaaaaaccaatccCAAACATCAGGCCACCCATCCTGTCACAAGCTCTGGGACTCTTGTAAAATCCAGAGTCTGGAGCTGCTTTGAAGAGTTTTCAAGTTTGCCTGGAGCCCCGATACAGTAAACACACACATCCCCCACCCTGAACCAGGAGAAATTCccacccctccaaaaaaaaaaaaaaaaaaaaaaaaaaaaagtaaagctaCAGGAAAATGCACTCCTGACAGCACCGAGCGAGCATTCCTTTGGTGGTTTTCCATAAATATGGGAGGGTGGATGGACACAGTGCAGAACGCTGGCCAGGAACCAGCACCAGCTCCCAGGAGCTGTGAGCACCTCGGGCCTGGGGATGAGGCAGTTCCATGGGAATGAGCACCTTTTATCCTGGGAATGAAACACTTTTTATCCCGGGAATGAGCACCTTTTATCCCGGGAATGAGCACCTTTTATCCTGGGAATGAAACACTTTTTATCCCGGGAATGAGCACCTTTTATCCCGGGAATGAGCACCTTTTATCCTGGGAATGAAACACTTTTTATCCCGGGAATGAGCACCTTTTATCCCGGGAATGAAACACTTTTTATCCCGGGAATGAGTACCTTTTATCCCAGGAATGAGCACTTTTTATCCTGGGAATGACACACTTTTTATCCCGGGAATGAGCACCTTGTATCCCGGGAATGAGCACCTTTTATCCCAGGAATGAGCATCTTTTATCCCGGGATTCAGCACCTTTTATCCCAGAAATGAGCATCTTTTATCCCGAGAATCAGCACTTTTTGTCCCAGGAATTAATCAGCACTTTTTATCCCGGAATGAGAACTTTGAAGGATTCACACAAAACCAGGGAATGGCCCTGCAGGGatcagctgggacagggaggaggggaagccCCAGAaggagctgcacagggcatgTGGGGCAGCACGGAGCCCTCCAGCCACTTTATCCCGATTTTCCACCCTCTTTTCAGCGCCTTTGGTCTGCATTAACCACAGAATGTCCATCGGGGCTGTCACCTTGGGGTCACCGAGCTGCAGGGCACGAGCAGAgggcagggacccccagccccccctttCCCAGAGGTGCTCCTGGCTGGGGGATCAGGGACAGGGTGACCCCAAGTGGAGGATTCTGTGCCCAAGGAAGTCCTGGGTGTCCctgcctcccctcctgcccacggctttgggatgggaggggacAACCTGAACTGTCCCTTTGCTCGGGGGTGGCCTTTTCTGTTTGACAGAGGAGTCCCCAAAAAGAGCAGAGGACTCCTTGAAGGCCCAGATGCCATGGAGAAGACAGGGATACAGAGCTCAAAcaggccagggaggggatggttcctgcagcaccaggaacctgcaggagcagaggaggagcaggaaatgCACGGACACCACACGGAGCCACAGCTCCCCCCAAAGCTGCCCCCAGCTCCCCACACCTTCCCTGGGATGTGGCCATGGAGAACAGGCAGATCCCCAGCTGGGAGCGTCCTGGATAAGGGGGAGAGGcgggagcagagggaggggagcccCTGCTCAGGAGCTTGGAATCTTTGGCTTTTGGGAGCTTTGTGAGCTGTGGCTCAGGCTTGGTCCTTTTGGGCTCGGCTCAGGCACCCCCGGAGCAGAGCATCCCCAGAGGGGCTGATCCCACAGGGACATTTCCCACGGCTGTCCCAGCAGGTGCTGATCCCACAGGGACATTTCCCACGGCTGTCCCAGCAGGTGCTGATCCCACAGGGACATTTCCCACGCTGTCCCAGCAGATGCTGATCCCACAAGGACATTCCCCATGGCTGTCCTAGCAGGTGCTGATCCTACAAGGACACTTCCCATGGCTGTCCTGGTGGTGGATGATCCTACAGGGACATTCCCCATGCTGTCCTGGTGGTGGATGATCCTACAGGGACATTCCCCATGCTGTCCTGGTGGTGGATGATCCTACAGGGACattccccatggctgtcccgGTGGTGGATGATCCTACAGGGACATTTCCCATGGCTGTCCTGGTGGTGGATGATCCTACAAGGACATTTCCCATGGCTGTCCTGGTGGTGGATGATCCTACAGGGACATTCCCCATGGCTGTCCTGGTGGTGGATGATCCTACAGGGACATTTCCCATGGCTGTCCTGGTGGTGGATGATCCTACAGGGACATTCCCCATGGCTGTCCTGGTGGTGGATGATCCTACAGGGACATTTCCCACGGCTGTCCCGGCAGGTCTGATCCTACAGGGACATTTCCCATGACTGTCCCAGCAGGTGCTGATCCCACAGGGACattccccatggctgtcccagcggtggcggcggcggtggcAGGAGAGGAGCCCATTGTTCCCGGGGTGGGTGGCGAGGGGCAGGGCTGCGCTGTCGGGTGGGACTGGGGGGGGTCTCTCGTGGCTTTAgtagagctggagctgcagcttcaTCCTCAGTgcctggcccagctcccccGCCAAGTAGTCGAGGTGGTTGTTGGCCTCGAGTTTGTGCAGTTCCCGccggcggggcagggccacgcTCACGATCTCCAGCAGGTAGGTGCCTGGCATGATTTTCTTGCGGCCCAGGTGCAGGAAGCTGAGGCCCTCCTTGTGGTGGATGCGGAACAGCCCCTCCTCGTTGCCCTGGGAGATGGTGTAACGCACGCGGTTCTCCAGCGGCTCCACGGccggcagcagctccaggatgtGCTCCTTGTGGGCCAGCTCCGACAGGTTCAGGGTCATGGACAGCGGCGCATCCACGTCCATGCTGGCCAAGTTCACGGCGTGGTCCTGCCGAGGAACAGGGAGTGGGAttcagggagagcaggggaagCTCAGGGGCAGGGGAAGGTGGGTTTGGTTTAGGGAAATTCAGCCCCAAATCAACGCTGAGAAGTGACAGCTTTGGGTTTCTTGGTGCGCTGGTGGTGCCTCCGGCACTGAACTCCCAGCACACAGCCCCCATCCCCGGGGAAGATCCATAACTTCAGGACCATTTTCCTTCCAAGCCCTAAAACGACCTCTCCTGTCCAGGACTGTGAAATTCCCAGGAGAGTTTTGGACAGAGGCCAGAACTCCCTCTGAGGAGCAGcaccatggaatggtttgggttgaaagggacatTAGAAAGTCTTGTTTCAGCCCCttgggacacctcccactatcccaggttgctccaagccctgtccagcctggccgtggatacttccagggatgggaaatgTGGGCTTTATTCCTTGGTTTCACAAGAAGAGTTTGGGGATGCCAAACCTGAGCACATATGGatgagctgctggctctgcctggaCTGAGGGAATGGGATCCACTCCAGGCCTCTGTTCCTGAAGGGATCCAGCTCCTGCCTTGCTCCAGCCCCGCCAGGATGCCCTGGATTTCTCACCTGGTGCCGCTCTGTGCCGTTGACGCTGCGCCGCTGCCGGCCCCTCTTGGGGTACCCGTTGATCTTGCACTCGTAGCAGGTCTCGGGGGACAGCAGGTtgtcctcatcctcctcctggggcGCAGGCAGGTAGGGacccttcccaaatcccaagcCAGAAATGCAGTGGCTGGTGgcagaagagcagagagagccAGCTCAGATCCATGAATGCAACGGAAATGTCACCACTGCCGGGTTCTCCGTGTGGGAAACACGTGTGGGTGTGGCAGAGGACGTGCCCAAGAGAGACCACAAGAAGGTGATTTCATTAATTAACGGATTAATTTATGCACTGGGTGTATCTACAGAGCACCTACTGGCGTCCCTGGGAT includes the following:
- the CTXN1 gene encoding cortexin-1; its protein translation is MNDASTMDYELLSPSLVEHPAGAAGMDAEQKTVFAFVIFLLVFLVMLMVRCFRILLDPYSRMPASSWTDHKEGLERGQFDYALV